AACTCTTTCTGGACCTGTGTTACAAATGTACATTCAATGTTAAAACATATTTCTGAAATGTGAAAAAGTTTTGTTAAGCATAAGTGTGTTGAGAAATAGACCTTTTCGAATACATTGTCAAGATTCTGAATGAGCTTTTGTTGAGTTTTAGACTTGCCCATCAATGCAGGCATCTCCTTCTTAAGATGGCTAATTATGTAGGAATGGATCTTAGCGGCTCTTGCACGTTTAACAAATTCATTGATCTGAAATAGTACAAAAATTGGATTAAGACAAGTAAACCATCTGGTACACAATGTTAAACAAATAGAAAATGTGAATGGGCAAAAAGAGGTGATCTTACTCGACGGTCACAAGCCTTCTTTGGGATATCTATTAAGTCATCAAGAAGGTCATCTTGTTCTTTTTCGAAAAGATCCTTTCCTATAGGACCAACAGCTTCTTCATTAACAGGTTTGTCGTTGAAAGAGCTGCAAAGCCAAAAGTTATGAGAACTTGTTACACACAATGCACATAAAGGTATTAGCTATAACTAACCTTTATTTCTTTTACAATCGACATGCTATATAGTCACTTTGATCAAAACATACAGAGCTATAGAAAGAAAGACCTTCCTCTTACCCTATATAAACTCGCACAACTTCAGGTGTGTTCAGAACTTTCCCGAGAGACCACATCAATGCACCATAAACTCTCATTAGCTTCCATAAAAAAACAAAAGGCGAAGAAACTTTTAGCATCAAGCCAAATTATATTGTGGAGTCAGAAAAAAACGAGAAAACAGTTGTATATTGAGAATCCTCATATCTTACTTGTTGCGTATCAATTTGATCTGCCTTGTTTAATACAACACGGATTTTGTCTTCATGGCCTTTCAAAGATGATATAACTCTTTTCAATTCATCACTAATATCAAGTTTATGTGGGTCAAACAAGAGGAGTATCATGTCACATTTTGAAGCAAACCATGATATGACACCAGTAAAATCATAACTCCTCTCTGTCCTTTGCTTCTCTCCCGATAAAACTCCAGGAGTGTCCACAAACGAAATATGGTCAAGGAGCTATCAAGAaatgaatataattaaattattaaattatgcTTCGCTTTAGGACAAAGTAAAAGAAGTTGCTAGATATTGACTCACAGAATGTGGCAACTGGGAACACTCAAATTTTGACAAAAATGCTCCACCAAACTTTGTCAAATCAGTGAATGGCAAGTCGGCGTGAACAGCGATAGTGTTGCCAGGAATGCTCCTTTCATCTGGACCAGACTGACCAAAAAATCACTGTAAGGAACTAAAATGAGAAACTAGTACCTTAAACAAAGTATACAACAATCAAACTGCGTTGCTGATGTATTGCCATGAAAACCTTATTAGAAAGGAAAGGCTGTAAAGGACTAATAGTGGTATTACTACTACTTCTACTACAACAATTAGCATTAGGATCGATATAGTATCTTTAACCAAGGGCATAGAACATATGGAACAATATCTATTCCCTATTTACCGTAACCACAATAAATCTGTCGGTTGTTGGCTCTGGTCCGATGTGTGCCCCTATTtcaaccaaaaaagaaaagaaaagaacaaacaTTAGGTAAAAACTGGCAAGTATAAAACAAAAGTACAGAGATTGGACAGTACTAACCTGGATAATTGCACTTTAGCAAGTGTTTGATAAAAGTGGTTTTTCCGGTCGAGTATTGCCCCAAAAGCATGACCATAGGCTTGGCATCAAAATCGCTCTCCGTCTatgataacaaataaaaataagcaTTCATAAATACAAGTTTAACTTATATAAGGTCGTTGAAAATACAACTATTTAGACATTATCAGTATGCTTCTTCCACTCACCAGAGTAGGAGATGCAAAATCATTAAAGCGGTATGTAAGTTCTAGTGGCTTTAACTTTTCATTGTACAGTCTCTTCAAACCATCAGTTACTGATGTAACAGCAGTGAGAGAAGGCTGGATctgaagaaaaatcaaaatgaaacaaggtcaaaaataaaaatgagaaaataccCAAATGGCCAATTTGTAGTAAAGACACTAATAATTGAGGGACAAGGCTTTGCGGAACTCTAGGAAAAAATAACACAAAGCTCAATCTGGAGTATGTAAACTAAGATGGATTTCAAATTGCCTTCCCAAGGAAATCAGAGCTCACCTTCTTTCTAGATTTTCTGGAAAACAAGTTGATTGGTGGTGGTGGCTGCACTTGTATAGTTCCTGTATGCTTTTTCAAGTTAGGAAAGTTAACCAAGACAgcctatgttttttttttaatttgtgtaAAAGCATCATTGATATGAAATGACACTTTATACTGACCATTTGTTTCAATCATGTTTTTCATCAACTTCCCATTAGTTTTCTGTGAGGCAAAAAAGAAACCATTCATAACCAAGGGCTTATAGTTCCCAGTAAGAAAATAAGATGGAATTGTTGAAGCACTTACGGACAATAAAGCATCCAAACCTTCCATTGATGGAGGACTCAAAAACTCCATATTAGCTACAAAAATCAAGAGAAAATGAAACAAGAATTAAGTCAATCAAGACACACTCAGATCTTTTCATCACCAGGACAGCCAATAAATTACTGCATTAAACAAAGTACATCTAAAACTTATAACAATAATTGAAATGCCTTAATCTGTCACTTCCACACTAATGATTATGAGATGTGCGTAATCTTTATTGGATGAACTGATGCAATAGTAAGTGTTCACTataaattttactttttgaaAATTGAGTAGCCCAATAAGTAGATAAACAGTAAATCCTTTCAAATGTATACAATGAATGTGAACTTTCAAAATAAGATCGTCATTTAAGAAATATTAAGATGGTAATCCATCCTCTGCTTAACACATTGACAGTAAAATACGGCTCAAATATTTGAGCTTAAATTAACCTTGTGGCTCTCTGACCCTAAATAACAAGTGGATTATAAATAATGATCAAGAAGCATTACCTTTGCTCCTAAGAAGATCAGAGCTGAGTTCAGATCCTTCTTGTGCCAAGGAGATCAACtacaataaaaggaaaaaaaatggatTTAGGTTTCTATTTGATCAATTTAGATAGAacttatagaaaaaaaaatttagtgCCAAATATGACCTGCATTGCAGTGACGAACTCATTGAAACCCAAAAAACCTTGTCGTTTAGAATCGGCGATTGCCCAAACCTTCATACACACAAATTGAAAATTAGTCATTTAGCACTATCACACAAGGTATATATCTGGCAAGTCAACAAACAAGCAACAAGCAAAAGCTGCTTACACAGTCCAAATGTTGCTTTATAACAAAAGAAGAACCTCAACATTCCCTTAAGCTAATTGCACACTGAATGGCTTTTATGTGGAAAACAGAAATGGTTGGCATTTGCTTCGACGATAAAGATAGCTGTATTGGCACATTAAATGACACTTACACAAAATTTGAATCACGCAATCGCTACTCTCCACATTAAACTTCATTAACAGCTGCAAAAGCCTATAACATCTAACAGTGATTTTAAACAATCAATAGAAGACTTAGTTCTAAGATAAGAAAATCATTCGAGATACGCACCACCAAAAAGCAACTAAATATCAAAACAACTATGACAGGATTCCTACTTATTGCTAATGAATGCATAAATAACATTCAAAGATGCACCTATACACGTATGTCTctaggtatatatataaatcagaTATATAAATCAAAAAGGCTTGGAGCGTAAATAGATCgtatattcaaaataaaaaatcagcAATAAAACCAAAAAAGGGACAAAAATCAGAACAATTGCACAGAATAACACTACCTGCTTGAGTTCAGGCcttaaataaatttgaaatattcaaATAATCAACGGATAAACAATTGCACACAGATTACTAATCAACACATGATTAACAAATATACAAACGAAACACAAAGCTGGAGCTCATAAACgaacatatatacaaatacatcACTATGTGCACGAGTGcatacatatatgtatgtatatctGTAAATCAGATGTATAAGCCAATCTCAACTTACAGACACAGAGATAGCGTATtcaaaataaacaacaacaGGTTTCATTTTTACCAAAAAAGCAAAACAAAATCAGAACAATTGCACAGAAGAACAATACTGCTTGAGTTCAGGCCTTAAATAGATGACTCATTAATAAATTCGAATATTTAGATAAGCAGTTGCACACATGTTTCCAATCAACGCATAAACCAACACATATTGCTAATCAACGCATAAATAATGGCACACATATTGCTAATCAAAGCATAAACAATTGCACACATATCGCTAATCAATGCGTAAATAACAAACTTTTATACACAAAACACAAAGCTAAGACACATAAGAGATAGCGCGTTCAAAATTTACACttataaatttcattttcaCCAAAAACTTGACAAAAATCAGAACAATTGAACAGAAGAACACTACCTGCTTGAGTTCAGGCCTCGATAGATTCGACAACGAAAACAACTTTATAGCATCATTTCCTGTAATACGACCATCTCCATCTGCATaccaaatccaaaaaaaatcatatcgATAAACCGATCAGATTTCACCGAAAATGTAAAAAACGAAGAGTTGCTCGTAACAGAACAGATGAAAAATGTTTCAGAAGAGATCCGAAAATCGTACCTGAATCGACGAAATTGAACCAGTTTTGGTAGATCTTTTGATCCTCTTTTGAACACGAAGAAACTGGAACTGATACAATCtccatttttgttttttcttctatggagaagaagaagaagagaaaaatagtgtaagtttttttttcagtaatttgaaatttgaaaagcCCTGAAAATTGCGGCACTTTTTTATAACAGATAGGGGCACGATTTTCAAGGTACGTTGCGACGTCGTTTAGTATGGATGGGGGATgggattagtttttttttttttttttcatttataggATTTATTAAATTTCACAAGCTCATTCTTGCGATTTTAATTCTACATGAAgtttaacaaaaaaattcaaagtctTGAAACTTGTAAACATGTTATAATATTTGTGTAATCATAGACCTTTGTAACTTGAGTATCTGACATCTTGAACATGTACTAATATGtgttattataaattttttaattcgATATTCCAATATTTTGCTatattaactaaaaaaatatttggaaaagTAACGTTGTTATAAAAATGTTTGACTGTATACTTTATTTGTTCGATTTCCTTTTTACCTGTTTGAGTCTCTATGGggtttaagaaaaaattaaagtttttttaaaacttgtgaATATGTCATAACATTTGCCTAATTTGtcgttttaaaattatttatgttGCTATAAAACTCTTTGTTATGTGTAAAAtcagaaatttaaaattaaattatttcaaataggAGTTAGAAAAACTTATTAAATGGACATTTATATCAATTGTCTTTTGAAAACAGTCGTTCTATCTTTACGAGGTAGTGATAAAATCTACGTACACTCTATCTTTTCCAAATTTCATTAGTGGAATTTCacgatatgttgttgttgacgACATTTAGGTGTATTCATAtttgaaaatagaaataaaaatagttaatttttggattaGAATTGACTTGAAAAGAATCTTTGAAAAATGTCTTGCTTGTCCAATAATCtcaaaattcataattcaaattcaaaattgaaACTAGCCAAAGAAGAGACAGCCAAGAGCGTAACACTGGAGAttcaaattattataattaagttATATTAAATTGGTTGTGTGCAATTTGCCAGACTAACTTGAAATCGCGTTGTGTAAGACTCGTTAAAGAAGAAAATCCTTCTTACTAAGATTTTTTCATTCTCAGAGTTTGAACTGAAAACCTTCGATTAAAGACAGGGGGATCCTATCTATCCTACTACGACCAATCTTGTTATATCTCAAATTATTTTGATCAACAAACATACAATGACCAAAATTTGGATTAAATGTAACCAATTGTTCTTCCACAACTACAAGAAACATTAATACAAATATTTAGTCAATTCACCTTCAGTGTAAAACATTAATATAtggttcttttcttttttaacatGAGCATGTTGATCTTCAAAAAAGGCAGCAAAACACCTGGAAAACCatagaaaaatagtaaaatcagACAAATAAAGGATCATATGAATGTGAAACCATTTTGACTACAAGGAAAGTtactaaatttatttaattcctTATTCCCTTTACATAAATGGGACATGTGGATCACTATATTTTTTGTCGTAGATGACGTTATTCATGTTGAAGTCTGTGACCATCCCATGTCTTCAACCATGCTAAACGGATGTATATGGAAAGTAGACGGGGTAACTATTTTCAGCTCGAGCTACGACCACTATATATAGCTTGAGCTGGAGATAATTACCGTTTGTTTTTCATATTCATCCGTTTCATGAGTTTTAAGGTAGTGGATGCAAAGTATTAACACTGCATCCACCACAATATATAGCTCGAGCTAAAGACAGTCCACAGTACATAGTTCGAGCTAAAGACAATCATTGATTGCACtctatatatagatatatatagcTCGAGCTGAAGATAATTACCATCTACTTTTCATATACATCGTCTTACAAGTTTAAAGCTAGTGGATGCAGAGTAACACTCAGTAGCGGAACTAGATAGGACCAAGGGGTTCATCCAAACTCCTTTCCGTGGAAAATTACACAGTTTATATGTggttgaaattattttttatgtatatataatagatattgAACCCCCTTGGCCTTCTTCATGtatttactttttcatattttgacctCTTAGTGAAAATTCTAGCTCCGCAACTGGTAACATTGCATCCGCCACTATATATAGCTCGAGTCGAAGACAGTTACCTTAGCTAAAGAAAGGATACATACCTTTGATTTAGCATTTTTTTTGTGATTATGTGATGAAGGCATGCTTGATTGTGGCTGCACAATAGGGAACTTAGCAGCTGCTATATGCTTTTCCTCTTTAACTTTGTTGAAAATTACTGTAAATCCTTCTCCAGATTTTGGATCTTTCTCATCCCATGCCCCAAATTTTGGTACTGATGCTGCTGATGAACAAGACTAACATACATACACATGAAGAAGTGAAAATTAGAGACATATTATTGTAGGACTAAATCATGACCTGTTCCATTGCTATTTGGTGTAAACACACAATGCGAGTAAATTTTTACTGTCAAAACAAATTCGTTTTGGTAGCCATACATGAAATTCGATAAACTCAGGCTCCCAAAAATATGTTTGCACACCATCAGATAGGCTCGTTTTAACACACTGAAAGTGTGATCTACTAGTGATCAATGAAGTTGGATGAGAACCATGAGGTCTAATTCCGGAGGGAAGTGTTTTCTTCTCATTTATCCAGGACTTGGTGGACAGAGCTGCCCGATATTTGTGTTGGTGGAGGTAGAAGATGCCTGTGGAATTAGTCAAGGTGTCCACAAGGTAGCCCAGATACCACAACTCATTTTAATCATCAAGTTCATAGACAAATCTATCACTATGACATATTAATCACTTCATCAAAGCAGAGTATCTCATTAAGTACTTTCTTTAACAGGAAACATTGAAAAAGAGAATAAGAAACTTACAAGATCATCAGATGGATTTCTGCTATTTTTTATCAGTATATTGGGACTAGGAGGAACAAATACATTGCCACGATCGTTCTTGTTCTTCTTAACATCAGATGTTTTTCTTCGTCGTCTTGGCTGGTTAACTGAAAAACCAGAAATACTATGACTATCCCCAAAGGACTCTGAATTTGAATTAGTCGGGCCAATACTCTTGTATTGGCCCGACTCTGCAGAAGGAATTCTGCGGTGAACATGATGGTACTGGTGTTTTTCGACTAAAGTAGTTTTCGTAGGAGAAATGTTAATGCTAGCATTGTCATATCCGCTACATGCAAAGGCCTCTGGATTCTCCTCTGGATCATTTGGATTTATCATCTTACCTCCTTTATTACTTTTGCGCGCATTCTCAAAATAGGCTGTGTATGGCACATTTTCGCCATCCCAGTTCCCAAATTTAGGAACATGTGCTCCCTGATGCAACAAAAATACTTCAGAACTCAGAAGTGCAAAACAACaacactgcctcaatcttaaaCAAGTTGAGGTCGACCATAGGAATCTCAAAAACATGACTAAGTAAACTCATAGAAAATAATACTTATATAAAacatactccctccgtttcaatttgtctGTCTGGTTCTGACTTGGTACGAAGTTTGATAAGAAGAATTTTGAATCATGTGattttaaactaaagatatgtagaatgtaccaaaaaattatttaatcttGCGGATATAAACATATCGTCAtgtgaaaagttaaaattaaagttatcAAACAAGGGAGAAGACATTATTTCTTAGAcgaactaaaaaggaaagtaggaCAAACGAATTGAAACAGAAGGAGTACTGACATGACTAAAACTTAATCCTAGACTATTTCTAGTCTTGAGAAACATGTTATCCCTGCTACAACAAAGGTATTTCAGGAGTATACAACAACTACCAACCGCAACGCATAAATCTCAATCAGGCCGGAGCTGGTTACATGAATCCTCACCgaccatattaaactcatccgatccaaaaaaaaaaaaggaaatgaaaacataataaaaagtaGTACAAGTTCTTTATACTTTCTACCGACCATGTCGTTCTAGAAAAAGTTTATTGTGCCTTTGAAGTATGACAAAGTCAGAATTTTCACTAAAgggatttaaaatataaaaaagtataGTAGAAGTTAAAGAGATTTAACATCTATTACATATAcgtcaaaaataattttgaccttgtatatatacaatataattatTCAGCTATCCAAAACCCTTGCGCCCGAGCTCCGCCCTTCCTTCAAAGCTGTTGTAAATGCAACTATGAACTGGAGCCTAATTTCATGGTTATCCCAAATAGGTAATTAGGACCATATAACTAAATTAACTAAATTTTGGTGTTCTTTTCCCTGATTAATAAACTCTCTAAGAAATGAAAACATCGGTAAATTCAAAGCAATATTCAAGAGAAAATAAGATAATTAAGGtgcaaaaaaaaacaatatttgAAGAAGGAACATTACTTACAGCCATTAATgatatttgaattaattattcttCAATGGAAATATAACTGACTATGTATTAAGAAAACACAACATTTAAATTGggatcaattatttttttaaaatttatctgAGATCCCTATGAGCTTTTGGACCTGCTAGGCAATTTAAGAAAAAGGTTTCTTTGGTTACATATATTTGTTTTCACTAAAAACttaaattaaacaaaataaCCCTGGACTTCAAAATTGTCTTTAATTTCTTGGCATGGAGAAAAAACAAATGATcctaaactaaaaaaataaatatgattcaATTGGTTTTTGTTGACTCATCGATTGGAGCGTTAGTTGGTGGTTAGACCtgtttgtttatatattttaggaatCTCGGTCAGATTTATTGTTTACTTTTTCTAACAAAAATTGATGG
This Solanum dulcamara chromosome 1, daSolDulc1.2, whole genome shotgun sequence DNA region includes the following protein-coding sequences:
- the LOC129885832 gene encoding EH domain-containing protein 1-like → MEIVSVPVSSCSKEDQKIYQNWFNFVDSDGDGRITGNDAIKLFSLSNLSRPELKQVWAIADSKRQGFLGFNEFVTAMQLISLAQEGSELSSDLLRSKANMEFLSPPSMEGLDALLSKTNGKLMKNMIETNGTIQVQPPPPINLFSRKSRKKIQPSLTAVTSVTDGLKRLYNEKLKPLELTYRFNDFASPTLTESDFDAKPMVMLLGQYSTGKTTFIKHLLKCNYPGAHIGPEPTTDRFIVVTSGPDERSIPGNTIAVHADLPFTDLTKFGGAFLSKFECSQLPHSLLDHISFVDTPGVLSGEKQRTERSYDFTGVISWFASKCDMILLLFDPHKLDISDELKRVISSLKGHEDKIRVVLNKADQIDTQQLMRVYGALMWSLGKVLNTPEVVRVYIGSFNDKPVNEEAVGPIGKDLFEKEQDDLLDDLIDIPKKACDRRINEFVKRARAAKIHSYIISHLKKEMPALMGKSKTQQKLIQNLDNVFEKVQKEFHLPAGDFPSVDHFREVLSHYSINDFEKLKPKMIQAVDGMLSHDIPELLKNFRNPYE
- the LOC129885840 gene encoding RPM1-interacting protein 4-like, translated to MAGAHVPKFGNWDGENVPYTAYFENARKSNKGGKMINPNDPEENPEAFACSGYDNASINISPTKTTLVEKHQYHHVHRRIPSAESGQYKSIGPTNSNSESFGDSHSISGFSVNQPRRRRKTSDVKKNKNDRGNVFVPPSPNILIKNSRNPSDDLSCSSAASVPKFGAWDEKDPKSGEGFTVIFNKVKEEKHIAAAKFPIVQPQSSMPSSHNHKKNAKSKVFCCLF